TGCAATACAAGTTATAATTTACCCTTTTAACTTTCACCATTATTGTCGTTACATGAgcttaacatttttttttcttttcggaAATGACCACATGTACTGTTGTAATTGATTTGTTTATCAATTCCTTAAATTTTTATTTCAATTGAATAGGAGTATCacaatatgtatttttttttatatctaGGAAGACAGTATTGAAAATGTGCACTGGATTATATAAAAATTACAAGCAGCAACTATTAACACTTCTTTTATCATGTCATGTGTCAAACTTATAGTCGACACAGGCTATTTTTGAATGTTTGACTATCATAAAGTTGATTAAGAAAGTAGATGAATATAAATTTTAATTGCAATCTTATTTTTTTTGCAGAAAATAAAAGCAGATGATGGGAAATTACAcagaatagcaacatactttaactTGGATACCAATTTATGCAATGTACTTCTTTATTCGTCTCAGAAAACAAACACATTCTGCCCCGCGCAACGCGCGGGTAACCCCTCTAGTTGGAACTTTAATTCTTTCTTGTTTTATAATTAATGACTAAATAAAAGCAAAATTATTAACTTTTAATAATAATGATTTACGACAACATGCACAAAACATTAATAGCCAAATCTTAGTGGTTTTCATCAATGTCCTATTTATGTAAGACCAGCTAGCTGACTATAAGTCTATAAGCAGGAgattacttcaaaaaaaaaacaacttaaaTACACAAATCTTTTGAGTAATCGTCATCAGTATCTACATACTTATACGATAAATAATACTTATAACCAATAGATTAATCGCAAAAGGAAGCAAGTACAAAAATCAGGCCCCCAAGAACAAGGCAACACTCAAAGCATAAAAACCAAAGAGCTCCGAGAAGATGATTTTAAACAAATACTCTTAACTCCTCATTATGTACACTTACTATTATAGTAACCAATGAAGAATAGAATCGATCAAGATAATTAATCTCATGGGTTGAAGATAAAGCTCCCACATTTGCATTTCCAACTCATGGGTTTGTAGTTTGAGCTGTAATCACCTCTTGCATATGCTATTGTAGCTCCAACTGCTGGATTATTTACTCCATTAGATGCAGTATTCTTGATTTGTGGGTTTGTCGGCACTTGAATGGCTTCACAATGACCACAAGAACCACACCTTCTTTCACATCTTGGTGGTCTTGATCCTATTTGTCCTCTTAGTATCGTCTTTTCATCTTCCACCTTTACAAAAAAAAGGAACTTCAAATTTAGAtaaagaaaccctaaaggaaaGAAAGACTGAGATATATGAAGGGTTACCTGAGAATGGGTGGCTTGTGTTACCAGCATTCTACCTGCCATTAATGAGAAAAAGAGAGAAGAaagtcagaaaaaaaaaaaaaagatcgagtttttgggtgttttgagaGAAAGTGATGGACACCCTTTTACCTTGAGCGATGGATCTAAGTTGGGTTGTGAATGGAATcgagagaaagagaagagaaatGGTTAAATGGTGTAGTAAGTTAGGGTTGTGACCACAACCCATTTCTGGATAGAGTAGTAGAGTTGTGATGCTTCCTGTTAACTGAAGGATTTAATGAGTGAAGTCTGGAAGATCTGGTGGAATTTGATCTTGAAAAGGGCGTTTGAGTGTGTGTTGTGTATCGTGtatttgatgattttatgaaTATGAGAGATAAAATCCGTGTAGAGATAGTGCAGGAGAGCAGATCAGAACTCAGAGGGGTCAATTATTATGGAATCCTACACGTGTGGGTGTTTGATTAGTAGAAGTTATAAATACTTACATTCCAAACaatataaaaacaaaacttttgctTCTAAATGTGGCATTAATACAAACTTGACgtcattttctttttgttttcataacataacaaaacaaTTGTGCTAATTAGTAATTACTTTCGAATTTCTTTTTTAAAGACAATATGTTTTTAGTTTTATAATTTTATAGAGCACTTAATATACATGAATGATGCATGAGAGCCTATTTAATCTATTAACTATAAGTCAAAACAACCGAACATTTAACTAAATAAAATTGGTAAGAAGAAAGCGACAGTACTAGTGCCTCTTTCACCCTCCCAAAAAATGGAATTGAAGGACTTAATATAAATTGTCGGTGATTGCGTATATATTGAAACACGTTTGAGTGTTGCTCGTTTATTTGCATAAACGATTTTTGACACAATTGAAAGTTGACAAGTCGAAACTCCAATGAGCATTGCTAGTTTGTTGCAATCCAAATAGTGTGATTGTACAAGACCTATGAAAGACTACATCACTTTTGAGTTTGATTGTTGTACCTTGATATAAATCACCCAAAATCCTAAAGAGACAAAGGAGCCATCCAAACTATGTTTCACTATCGGAATAAAGACAAGAATGTAGAAAAGACCACCCACAATGTAAAGCACATGTTGAACACTCTTGAAATTTTAACAAAAAGCACTTTCTTGATAGATATATGTTCTTAAAGTGGTAGCCAAAGAAATCCCAccatttttgtttttgattatGTTGTCACAAATGCAATCGGATGGCATGAAATCCATACCGTAATGTAAGACTCATTATTCCAAAATTAGCAACTTCATCATTTTGAATATTTTCAATTAGATGAATAAAATACCGACCAAAAAATTCACTGTGAAAATGGCAATGAAATTGTATACTATAATAATACAGAGAAAACAACTAGGATTTTATTATTGACTGAAAGTAAATTacatagaaaaataaaaataaaatccataaaaagaaaaattatcTAAGGTGCACCTAGCTAATTGAACAAATTGGGAATTAGATATATAATTCTATGTATTAAAAATGTACAAATGATACGCACTTATATGGCCAAAAGAAATACAAAGGAAAGGAGAAAATCTTTCAACTAATCAAGGCTAATATTGAGAAACTGAATATACAATAAGAATAAAAAGATATCCAATACTCCTCCTCAAGTTGGATTGTGAAGATTTTGAATGCTCAACTTGTCAAGTAATAATTGGAATTATTGAGCCTCGGGGCTTTTGTAAATAAGTCGGCAATTTGA
The genomic region above belongs to Lactuca sativa cultivar Salinas chromosome 4, Lsat_Salinas_v11, whole genome shotgun sequence and contains:
- the LOC111906385 gene encoding EPIDERMAL PATTERNING FACTOR-like protein 2, whose translation is MGCGHNPNLLHHLTISLLFLSIPFTTQLRSIAQGRMLVTQATHSQVEDEKTILRGQIGSRPPRCERRCGSCGHCEAIQVPTNPQIKNTASNGVNNPAVGATIAYARGDYSSNYKPMSWKCKCGSFIFNP